The following proteins are co-located in the Polymorphospora rubra genome:
- a CDS encoding DUF4291 domain-containing protein — translation MSVPVRQIRAVHTADTITVYQAYAAPIARPALAAGRFVDPFKRERMTWIKPSFLWMMYRCGFATKPGQEHVLAVEITRAGFEWALANSCLSHYDRDRYESRADWSARLRASPVRVQWDPERTLHLAALPHRSLQVGLSGDAVHRYVDDWTVGLTDVTDTAYAIRDRLRGGDEAGAVALLPPERPYPLPAGLAATVRAGG, via the coding sequence GTGTCAGTTCCCGTACGTCAGATCCGCGCCGTCCACACCGCCGACACGATCACCGTCTACCAGGCGTACGCGGCCCCGATCGCCCGCCCGGCGCTGGCCGCCGGACGGTTCGTGGACCCGTTCAAGCGCGAGCGCATGACCTGGATCAAACCCTCGTTCCTCTGGATGATGTACCGCTGCGGCTTCGCCACCAAGCCGGGCCAGGAACACGTCCTCGCCGTCGAGATCACCCGCGCCGGCTTCGAGTGGGCGCTGGCCAACTCCTGCCTCAGCCACTACGACCGCGACCGTTACGAGAGCCGCGCCGACTGGTCGGCACGGCTACGGGCCAGCCCGGTCCGGGTGCAGTGGGACCCCGAACGCACCCTGCACCTGGCCGCCCTGCCACACCGGTCACTCCAGGTCGGACTCAGCGGCGACGCCGTCCACCGCTACGTCGACGACTGGACCGTGGGGCTCACCGACGTCACCGACACCGCCTACGCGATCCGGGACCGGCTACGCGGCGGCGACGAGGCCGGTGCCGTCGCGCTGCTGCCGCCCGAGCGGCCGTACCCGCTGCCCGCCGGCCTCGCCGCCACCGTCCGGGCCGGCGGCTAG
- a CDS encoding GNAT family N-acetyltransferase has translation MEPLTVDYRVLGPADVDLVLAAGDLFDEPPRREWTERFLTTPGHHLVLADTPDGLVGFATGVEMIHPDKGVEMFIYELGVAEHARNRGIGRGLVRALRDIARAAGCYGMWTGTEHDNEPALRMYAGSGATLEPGTTIVVYDWPDR, from the coding sequence ATGGAACCGCTGACCGTCGACTACCGGGTCCTCGGCCCGGCCGACGTCGACCTCGTCCTCGCCGCCGGCGACCTTTTCGACGAACCGCCCCGACGGGAGTGGACCGAGCGGTTCCTCACCACTCCCGGCCACCACCTCGTCCTCGCGGACACCCCGGACGGGCTGGTCGGATTCGCCACCGGCGTCGAGATGATCCACCCCGACAAGGGCGTCGAGATGTTCATCTACGAACTCGGTGTCGCCGAACACGCCCGCAACCGCGGCATCGGCCGCGGCCTTGTCCGGGCCCTGCGGGATATCGCCCGCGCCGCCGGCTGCTACGGAATGTGGACCGGCACCGAACACGACAACGAGCCGGCCCTGCGCATGTACGCCGGCTCCGGCGCCACCCTCGAACCGGGTACCACCATCGTTGTCTACGACTGGCCCGACCGATAA
- a CDS encoding NAD(P)-dependent oxidoreductase: MSTQKALGQGRRVCVVGGSGKLGQYMIRHLLDRGYQVVAVCREKSVGKLAGFGDRITVVPGHTDDREVIAKAVAGCDAVLTVLVPWGVKNYSSGTAQAVMDHAQADARLVFSCGWHITRDGKDVYPLSVRAAVRFFAVVGRLARAVDINDQVEACRRIFASNTRWTVVRGSDLEEGESQGLPVWSRHVGDPILRSNRTRRTDFALFMVNAIVDDGLIHEAPAIVGRQTPSALAAAR, from the coding sequence ATGAGCACGCAGAAGGCCCTCGGGCAGGGCAGGCGGGTCTGCGTCGTCGGAGGATCGGGCAAACTCGGGCAGTACATGATCCGGCACCTGCTGGACCGCGGCTACCAGGTCGTGGCCGTCTGCCGCGAGAAGAGCGTCGGCAAACTGGCCGGGTTCGGCGACCGCATCACCGTCGTACCGGGACACACCGACGACCGGGAGGTGATCGCGAAAGCCGTCGCCGGCTGCGACGCCGTACTGACCGTGCTGGTCCCCTGGGGCGTCAAGAACTACTCGTCCGGCACCGCCCAGGCGGTGATGGACCACGCCCAGGCCGACGCGCGCCTGGTCTTCTCCTGCGGCTGGCACATCACCCGCGACGGAAAGGACGTCTACCCGCTCAGCGTCCGCGCCGCCGTCAGGTTCTTCGCGGTGGTCGGCCGGCTGGCCCGGGCCGTGGACATCAACGACCAGGTCGAGGCCTGCCGGCGGATCTTCGCCAGCAACACCCGCTGGACCGTCGTACGCGGCAGCGACCTCGAAGAAGGTGAGAGCCAGGGACTGCCGGTGTGGAGCCGGCACGTCGGCGACCCGATCCTGCGCAGCAACCGCACCCGACGCACCGACTTCGCCCTGTTCATGGTCAACGCCATCGTCGACGACGGTCTGATCCACGAGGCCCCGGCCATCGTCGGCCGCCAGACGCCCTCGGCGCTTGCCGCCGCCCGCTGA
- a CDS encoding TetR/AcrR family transcriptional regulator, whose product MPSPKRQRSQRPPLTRERVFEAAVSVADARGVAAVTMRNVAEQLGIEAMSLYHHVANKDGILDGIVDLVFAQIELPDGESDWKSAMNRRAASARTVLARHPWALGLMESRRNPGPATLRHHDWMIGRLRTAGFPIRLVAHAISAIDAYVYGFVLQESTLPFTTAEELETVAAGIVEHLPANGYPHLAEMFEHALRPGYSYADEFTFGLDLVLDGLERAFAEAGGPPV is encoded by the coding sequence GTGCCGAGCCCGAAGCGGCAGCGGTCGCAGCGCCCGCCACTGACCAGGGAGCGCGTGTTCGAGGCCGCCGTCAGCGTGGCCGACGCGCGGGGGGTCGCCGCCGTGACCATGCGGAACGTGGCCGAGCAGCTCGGAATCGAGGCGATGTCGCTCTACCACCACGTGGCGAACAAGGACGGGATTCTCGACGGGATCGTCGACCTGGTCTTCGCGCAGATCGAGCTGCCCGACGGCGAATCCGACTGGAAGAGCGCCATGAACCGGCGCGCCGCCTCCGCCCGTACGGTGCTCGCGCGCCACCCCTGGGCCCTCGGCCTGATGGAGTCCCGCCGCAACCCGGGCCCGGCGACACTGCGCCACCACGACTGGATGATCGGGCGCCTGCGGACCGCCGGGTTCCCGATCCGCCTCGTCGCGCACGCGATCTCGGCCATCGACGCGTACGTCTACGGGTTCGTGCTGCAGGAGTCGACGCTGCCGTTCACCACGGCCGAGGAACTCGAAACCGTGGCGGCCGGGATCGTCGAACACCTGCCGGCCAACGGGTATCCACACCTCGCCGAGATGTTCGAACACGCGCTGCGGCCCGGATACTCCTACGCCGACGAGTTCACGTTCGGGCTCGACCTGGTCCTCGACGGCCTCGAACGCGCCTTCGCCGAGGCGGGCGGACCCCCGGTCTAG
- a CDS encoding VOC family protein, protein MLGESKAFSGFSVDDTAAAKRFYGETLGLHVTEADGMLELHLATGARVFVYPKRDHRPAAFTILNFPVADVGKTVADLKARGVSFESYDMPGLKTDEDDIFRGGGPHIAWFTDPAGNILSVLAE, encoded by the coding sequence ATGTTGGGCGAATCGAAGGCGTTCTCCGGGTTCTCCGTCGACGACACTGCCGCCGCGAAACGCTTCTACGGCGAGACGCTCGGCCTGCACGTCACCGAGGCCGACGGCATGCTCGAACTGCACCTCGCCACGGGTGCGAGAGTGTTCGTCTATCCCAAACGCGACCACCGGCCGGCGGCCTTCACCATCCTCAACTTCCCGGTCGCCGACGTCGGGAAGACCGTCGCCGACCTCAAGGCCCGCGGCGTCTCCTTCGAGAGCTACGACATGCCCGGCCTGAAGACCGACGAAGACGACATCTTCCGGGGCGGCGGCCCGCACATCGCCTGGTTCACCGACCCGGCCGGCAACATCCTCTCCGTCCTCGCCGAGTAG
- a CDS encoding helix-turn-helix transcriptional regulator produces the protein MAVYGRDATVQEAWQLLAAGAPVLVEGPAGIGKTVVWRTLVARARAEGWLVLACAPTEAETALPFAALADLLRPCAHLVAGLPPPQRVAAEVILLAATADEVIDERAVGAATRSLLAGAVAAASTPVLVAVDDAPWLDPPSARALRFALRRLAPRPALLVCSRTDGTAPAAVPLGLDAGPAGDEVERITLAPLGVGALHHTLRERLGRPLSRPLLARIARDAGGNPLLAIELARAVLRLPEPPRPGDDLPVAASIQPLLADVLRSLPAASRDAVRLASLLAVPMLDDLVAAGTSAAAFDPAEEAGLLTVDAAGLVFAHPAYAAAVRASIPAGIRRRLHRRLAAAVTDPDERARQLARCTATADAAVAGELAAAADRQRSRGAPAVAAGLYEQAAGLTPPGAAADGDRYRLAAAHCHFDSGDYPAADAVAATVVGGATRAEALLLRAMVAWSTDDIAGAVTLAGQGLSSVPADSRVAGRLHAHLSLFNDAPEAGRRHARTALEILSAGGDRELVCAVLLQLFFHEVRAGLPPRPELVDRALELEDGHPSRLSGTIPAIWWKAVDDHGRARARLHDMRRYAAARGDEPLLHEVLCHLGETELFAGRFAAAGEHIAAARELGDQLGSGLVGETWLAATLAAYRGDLAGARLVAEAGLRHAERLDDPWARRIHTQLRGFVALSTGRMADAAAAYGDLARMLAGEGIAEPIALRFEPDWIEACVGAGDLDEARAALDRLAGRHTRLPRPWTALGLARSRVLLAGAAGGDVAAALAELRAARDGVPADVLPLDRARCLLVAGLAHRRARRKREARDALEQAAVEFAGVGAAAFAERAQAELARVGERVASSTTLTATELRVARMAALGHTNRVIADTLFISPKTVEANLARAYRKLGVSGRAQLGAAMSRLPED, from the coding sequence ATGGCGGTGTACGGCCGGGACGCCACCGTCCAGGAGGCGTGGCAGTTGCTGGCGGCCGGGGCACCGGTGCTGGTCGAGGGCCCGGCCGGGATCGGCAAGACCGTGGTCTGGCGGACGCTGGTCGCCCGGGCGCGGGCCGAGGGTTGGCTGGTCCTGGCGTGCGCGCCGACCGAGGCGGAGACCGCGCTGCCGTTCGCCGCCCTGGCCGACCTGCTGCGCCCGTGCGCGCACCTGGTGGCCGGGCTGCCGCCGCCGCAGCGGGTCGCGGCCGAGGTGATCCTGCTGGCGGCGACGGCCGACGAGGTCATCGACGAGCGGGCGGTCGGTGCCGCCACCCGGTCGCTGCTGGCCGGTGCGGTGGCCGCGGCGTCGACGCCGGTGCTGGTCGCGGTCGACGACGCACCGTGGCTGGACCCGCCGAGCGCCCGGGCCCTGCGCTTCGCGCTGCGCCGGCTGGCGCCCCGCCCGGCACTGCTGGTGTGCAGCCGTACCGACGGCACCGCACCGGCGGCGGTGCCGCTCGGCCTCGACGCCGGTCCGGCCGGCGACGAGGTGGAACGGATCACGCTGGCCCCGCTCGGGGTCGGCGCCCTGCACCACACGCTGCGTGAGCGGCTGGGGCGTCCGCTCAGCCGGCCGCTGCTGGCCCGGATCGCCCGGGACGCGGGCGGTAATCCGCTGCTGGCGATCGAGTTGGCGCGGGCGGTGCTGCGGCTTCCGGAGCCGCCCCGGCCCGGCGACGACCTGCCGGTGGCGGCGTCGATCCAGCCCCTGCTCGCCGACGTGCTGCGGTCGCTCCCGGCGGCCAGCCGCGACGCGGTACGGCTGGCGTCGCTGCTGGCGGTGCCGATGCTCGACGATCTCGTCGCGGCCGGAACGTCGGCGGCGGCGTTCGATCCGGCCGAGGAGGCGGGGCTGCTGACCGTCGACGCGGCCGGGCTGGTCTTCGCCCATCCGGCGTACGCCGCCGCGGTGCGGGCCAGCATCCCGGCCGGGATCAGGCGCCGGCTGCACCGGCGGCTGGCGGCGGCCGTCACCGACCCGGACGAGCGGGCCCGGCAGTTGGCCCGGTGCACGGCCACCGCCGATGCGGCGGTGGCCGGCGAGTTGGCGGCGGCGGCGGATCGGCAGCGGTCGCGGGGGGCGCCGGCGGTCGCGGCCGGGTTGTACGAGCAGGCGGCCGGGCTGACCCCGCCGGGCGCGGCGGCGGACGGCGACCGGTACCGGCTGGCGGCGGCGCACTGCCATTTCGACAGCGGGGACTATCCGGCGGCGGATGCGGTGGCGGCGACGGTGGTGGGCGGTGCGACACGGGCGGAGGCGCTGCTGTTGCGGGCCATGGTGGCCTGGTCGACCGACGACATCGCCGGCGCGGTGACGTTGGCCGGGCAGGGGCTTTCGTCCGTACCGGCGGACAGCCGGGTCGCCGGACGGCTGCACGCGCACCTGAGCCTGTTCAACGACGCGCCGGAGGCCGGGCGGCGGCATGCCCGTACGGCGCTGGAGATCCTGTCCGCCGGCGGCGACCGAGAACTGGTCTGCGCCGTCCTGCTCCAGTTGTTCTTCCACGAGGTGCGGGCGGGGCTGCCGCCGCGGCCGGAACTGGTGGACCGGGCCCTGGAGCTGGAGGACGGTCACCCGTCGCGGCTCAGCGGCACGATCCCGGCGATCTGGTGGAAGGCGGTCGACGACCACGGGCGGGCGCGGGCCCGGCTGCACGACATGCGCCGGTACGCGGCGGCGCGCGGCGACGAGCCGCTGCTGCACGAGGTGCTGTGTCACCTGGGCGAGACGGAGCTGTTCGCGGGCCGGTTCGCGGCCGCCGGCGAGCACATCGCGGCCGCCCGGGAACTCGGCGACCAGCTCGGGTCCGGGCTGGTCGGTGAGACGTGGCTCGCGGCGACGCTGGCCGCGTACCGGGGTGACCTGGCCGGGGCCCGGCTGGTCGCCGAGGCGGGGCTGCGGCACGCGGAGCGGCTCGACGATCCGTGGGCGCGGCGGATCCACACACAGTTGCGGGGGTTCGTGGCCCTGTCGACCGGGCGGATGGCCGACGCCGCCGCCGCGTACGGCGATCTCGCGCGGATGCTGGCCGGCGAGGGGATCGCCGAACCGATCGCGTTGCGGTTCGAGCCGGACTGGATCGAGGCGTGTGTCGGGGCCGGTGACCTCGACGAGGCGCGGGCGGCGCTGGACCGGCTCGCCGGGCGGCACACCCGGTTGCCCCGGCCGTGGACGGCGTTGGGCCTGGCCCGCAGCCGGGTGCTGCTGGCCGGTGCGGCCGGTGGTGACGTCGCCGCCGCGCTGGCCGAACTCCGGGCGGCGCGGGACGGGGTGCCGGCCGATGTCCTGCCGCTGGACCGGGCCCGGTGCCTGCTGGTCGCCGGCCTGGCGCACCGGCGGGCCCGGCGTAAGCGGGAGGCCCGCGACGCGCTGGAGCAGGCCGCTGTCGAGTTCGCCGGGGTCGGTGCGGCGGCGTTCGCCGAGCGGGCGCAGGCCGAGCTGGCCCGGGTCGGCGAGCGGGTGGCGTCGTCGACGACGCTGACCGCCACCGAACTGCGGGTGGCGCGAATGGCCGCGCTCGGCCACACCAACCGGGTCATCGCCGACACGTTGTTCATCAGCCCGAAGACGGTGGAGGCGAATCTCGCGCGGGCGTACCGCAAGCTGGGCGTCTCCGGGCGGGCGCAGCTCGGTGCGGCGATGTCCCGGTTGCCGGAGGATTAG
- a CDS encoding RNA polymerase sigma factor: protein MNQIGDGVLLRRIGRGDRRAFEAFYARHAPWLTLRLRRRCRDPELARELLQETFLAVWRAGGSYRGDGEVVGWLWSIAVRRLIDAGRREQVRPQTVELPDETLLTWSPSAEEEAMTDTYDARLEVALRSLAPELRAVLQATVLDGLTIREAAVVLGLPEGTVKTRALRARRALRAALS, encoded by the coding sequence GTGAACCAGATCGGCGACGGGGTGCTGCTGCGCCGGATCGGCAGGGGCGACCGCCGTGCGTTCGAGGCGTTCTACGCGCGGCACGCGCCCTGGCTGACGCTGCGGCTGCGGCGGCGCTGCCGCGACCCCGAACTCGCCCGTGAACTGCTCCAGGAGACGTTCCTCGCGGTCTGGCGGGCGGGCGGCAGCTATCGCGGGGACGGCGAGGTCGTCGGCTGGCTGTGGTCGATCGCCGTCCGGCGGCTGATCGACGCCGGCCGCCGCGAGCAGGTCCGCCCGCAGACCGTCGAACTGCCCGACGAGACCCTGCTGACCTGGTCACCGTCCGCCGAGGAGGAAGCCATGACCGACACGTACGACGCCCGGCTGGAGGTCGCGTTGCGCAGCCTGGCACCGGAGTTGCGGGCGGTGCTGCAGGCGACCGTGCTCGACGGCCTCACGATCCGGGAGGCCGCCGTCGTGCTCGGCCTGCCGGAGGGCACGGTGAAGACGCGGGCGCTGCGGGCCCGGCGTGCGCTGCGGGCGGCGCTGTCGTGA
- a CDS encoding zf-HC2 domain-containing protein yields MSGFHLDDAVLRAYARERLADTDAWSVEAHLDRCAACRSRLAVDVPAAAELPAVLPAQGRVRPGTRWRRSMMLLGAAPAARVAWFVSVVATLALAVGAAFDPLLIRPWLLLLIAPVLPVLGVAASYGPHTDPLHEMVAASPYGGLRIVLWRTLSVLAVTVPVAVVAGGTSGIGVPAMWLLPCLALTGLALGLGSLIAPVRAAALVAGGWALLVLAASGPQWLVVPAAGPPWLAVLAAATGLFLVRTTREGAVR; encoded by the coding sequence GTGAGCGGCTTCCACCTCGACGACGCCGTGCTGCGGGCGTACGCGCGGGAGCGGCTGGCCGACACCGACGCCTGGTCGGTCGAGGCGCACCTCGACCGGTGCGCGGCGTGTCGCTCCCGGCTCGCGGTCGACGTGCCGGCGGCCGCCGAACTGCCGGCGGTGCTGCCCGCGCAGGGCCGGGTCCGCCCCGGCACCAGGTGGCGCCGGAGCATGATGCTGCTGGGCGCCGCACCGGCGGCCCGGGTCGCCTGGTTCGTCTCGGTCGTCGCGACCCTCGCCCTGGCGGTCGGGGCGGCGTTCGACCCGCTGCTGATCCGGCCGTGGCTGCTGCTGCTCATCGCACCGGTCCTGCCGGTGCTCGGTGTCGCCGCCTCCTACGGGCCGCACACCGATCCGCTGCACGAGATGGTGGCGGCCAGCCCGTACGGCGGGTTGCGGATCGTCCTGTGGCGCACCCTGTCGGTGCTCGCCGTCACCGTTCCCGTCGCGGTCGTGGCCGGCGGTACGTCGGGCATCGGCGTACCGGCGATGTGGCTGCTGCCGTGTCTGGCGCTGACCGGGCTGGCGCTCGGACTGGGGTCGCTGATCGCCCCGGTCCGGGCGGCGGCGCTGGTGGCGGGCGGCTGGGCGCTGTTGGTGCTCGCCGCCTCCGGGCCGCAGTGGCTGGTCGTGCCGGCCGCCGGCCCGCCCTGGCTGGCCGTGCTGGCGGCGGCCACCGGGCTCTTCCTCGTACGGACGACACGCGAAGGGGCGGTTCGATGA
- a CDS encoding ABC transporter ATP-binding protein has protein sequence MTVTVEGVRIGYRNRVVLDGLDLHLGTGVHGLLGPNGAGKTTLMRVLATVDRPEAGRIRLLGRDVADPAVLRQVRRRIGYLPQTFGYYPRFTVREFVEYFAWLKEMPPAGVPLAVDRALERVGLLDRADDRMKHLSGGMLRRAGIAQGIVNDPRLLLLDEPTAGLDPEQRVDFRALLREIGVDACVLVSTHLVEDVASACATVSLVDGGRLVFTGTPDELAALGTDPGSGDSPIERGYSAALRDARGVRR, from the coding sequence ATGACGGTCACCGTCGAAGGGGTACGGATCGGCTACCGCAACCGGGTGGTGCTCGACGGCCTCGACCTGCACCTCGGCACCGGCGTACACGGGCTGCTCGGCCCGAACGGGGCCGGGAAGACCACGCTGATGCGGGTGCTGGCGACCGTGGACCGCCCCGAAGCCGGCCGGATCCGTCTCCTCGGTCGGGACGTCGCCGACCCGGCCGTGCTGCGTCAGGTCCGCCGCCGGATCGGCTACCTGCCGCAGACGTTCGGCTACTACCCACGGTTCACGGTGCGGGAGTTCGTCGAGTATTTCGCCTGGCTCAAGGAGATGCCGCCGGCCGGGGTGCCGCTCGCGGTCGACCGGGCACTGGAGCGGGTCGGGCTGCTCGACCGGGCCGACGACCGGATGAAGCACCTCTCCGGCGGGATGCTGCGCCGGGCCGGGATCGCCCAGGGCATCGTCAACGATCCCCGGCTGCTGCTGCTCGACGAACCCACCGCCGGCCTGGACCCGGAGCAGCGGGTCGACTTCCGGGCGCTGCTGCGCGAGATCGGTGTCGACGCCTGCGTACTGGTCAGCACCCACCTGGTCGAGGACGTCGCGTCGGCGTGCGCGACGGTCAGCCTGGTCGACGGCGGTCGGCTCGTCTTCACCGGCACACCCGACGAACTCGCCGCGCTCGGCACCGACCCCGGTAGCGGCGACTCGCCCATCGAGCGCGGCTACAGCGCCGCGCTACGTGACGCCCGGGGGGTACGCCGGTGA
- a CDS encoding ABC transporter permease, whose translation MRRQLRVELLRGTAPAAALVMFGANIWMLAVHQDDWAGRWAGLASWVRQSMLILVALMVAAGAWQAGRERRRQIGDLLASTPRPAWQPMLVGWLAVSLAGTAGLLVALAGAAVLVGRLATYAGGDWWWTLAVGVLALWTASALGVVVGRLVPLRVAAPIAGLAAYLGLAVATYAPPGTATWLSPVHPGWGVERLVPAGTHLRQATWFVALAALLLAVAARRIWVALLCGALAAASVVPIVTGPPSRHLPADPAAVEPMCTVEGPQVCVARINAYLLDDLAAVMQPVLRRVDGIPGAPSRAADEATAPPGHSTVDDDGTIWFSLLGQSKALGGLERLDWLRASADSFLARWVECEGDHHDQRVFHANMLARSWLHEEPPHGRVPIDRLLALPLPQQRAWLADYLAAGRACDTTRLIELARVP comes from the coding sequence GTGAGGCGGCAGCTGCGGGTCGAACTGCTGCGCGGCACGGCGCCGGCGGCGGCGCTGGTGATGTTCGGCGCGAACATCTGGATGCTCGCCGTGCACCAGGACGACTGGGCCGGGCGCTGGGCCGGACTGGCGTCATGGGTCCGGCAGTCAATGCTGATCCTCGTGGCCCTGATGGTGGCGGCCGGTGCCTGGCAGGCCGGCCGGGAGCGGCGGCGGCAGATCGGCGACCTGCTCGCCTCGACCCCGCGCCCGGCCTGGCAGCCGATGCTGGTGGGCTGGCTGGCGGTGTCGCTCGCCGGCACCGCCGGCCTGCTCGTCGCGCTGGCCGGTGCGGCGGTGCTGGTCGGTCGGCTCGCCACCTATGCCGGCGGTGACTGGTGGTGGACGCTCGCCGTCGGTGTGCTGGCGCTGTGGACGGCGAGCGCGCTCGGGGTCGTCGTCGGCCGGCTCGTGCCGCTCCGGGTGGCCGCCCCGATCGCCGGCCTGGCCGCGTATCTCGGGCTCGCCGTCGCCACCTACGCGCCGCCCGGCACGGCCACCTGGCTGTCGCCGGTCCATCCCGGTTGGGGCGTGGAACGGCTGGTGCCCGCCGGAACGCATCTACGGCAGGCGACCTGGTTCGTGGCCCTGGCCGCGCTGCTGCTGGCGGTCGCCGCACGGCGGATATGGGTGGCGCTGCTCTGCGGGGCGCTGGCCGCCGCGTCCGTCGTACCGATCGTCACTGGGCCGCCCTCTCGGCATCTGCCGGCCGATCCGGCGGCGGTCGAACCGATGTGCACTGTGGAGGGTCCGCAGGTGTGCGTGGCCCGGATCAACGCCTACCTGCTCGACGACCTGGCGGCGGTCATGCAGCCGGTGCTGCGCCGCGTCGACGGCATCCCAGGCGCGCCGTCGCGGGCCGCCGACGAGGCGACGGCACCGCCCGGACACTCGACGGTCGACGACGACGGCACGATCTGGTTCAGCCTGCTCGGCCAGTCGAAGGCGCTCGGCGGACTCGAACGCCTGGACTGGCTGCGGGCCAGCGCCGACAGCTTCCTCGCCCGTTGGGTGGAGTGCGAAGGCGACCATCACGACCAGCGGGTGTTCCACGCGAACATGCTGGCCCGCTCCTGGCTGCACGAGGAGCCTCCGCACGGCAGGGTCCCCATCGACCGGCTGCTGGCGCTGCCGTTGCCGCAACAACGGGCCTGGCTCGCCGACTACCTCGCCGCCGGCCGCGCGTGCGACACCACCCGCCTGATCGAACTGGCGCGGGTGCCGTGA
- a CDS encoding ArsR/SmtB family transcription factor — translation MTTDPPLAALAGLLADATRATFCLALLDGRAWTAGELARHAGVAPSTASAHLTLLVDGGLLVQERQGRHRYVRLADPATAQLIEDLAAYAAPAPPPRTLKAATRERASAQARTCYDHLAGRLGVAVTDALLDAGWLQQRTGFALTDAGLRRLTDLVGELPTGRRPLVRACLDHTERRPHLGGVAGAALCRHVLDRGWAVRIGTGRALRVTDSGRAALRDLLGVEAP, via the coding sequence TGGCGCTGCTCGACGGCCGGGCCTGGACCGCCGGCGAACTCGCCCGCCATGCGGGGGTGGCCCCGTCCACGGCGAGTGCCCACCTGACCCTGCTCGTCGACGGCGGGCTGCTGGTGCAGGAGCGGCAGGGCCGGCACCGCTACGTACGGCTCGCCGACCCGGCCACCGCCCAGTTGATCGAGGACCTGGCCGCGTACGCCGCCCCGGCCCCGCCGCCCCGCACCCTCAAGGCGGCGACCCGCGAGCGGGCCAGTGCGCAGGCCCGCACCTGCTACGACCACCTCGCCGGCCGGCTCGGGGTGGCGGTCACCGACGCGCTGCTCGACGCCGGCTGGTTGCAGCAGCGGACCGGGTTCGCGCTGACCGACGCCGGGCTGCGCCGGCTGACCGACCTGGTCGGCGAACTGCCGACCGGCCGACGCCCGCTGGTCCGCGCCTGCCTCGACCACACCGAGCGTCGCCCGCACCTGGGCGGGGTGGCCGGCGCGGCCCTGTGCCGGCACGTGCTCGACCGGGGCTGGGCGGTACGGATCGGCACCGGCCGGGCGCTGCGGGTCACCGATTCCGGCCGGGCGGCACTGCGCGACCTGCTCGGCGTCGAAGCACCCTGA